The Gossypium hirsutum isolate 1008001.06 chromosome D02, Gossypium_hirsutum_v2.1, whole genome shotgun sequence region TCCGTGTCCGTACATTGACAAAGCATAAATACCCCTAACCAACCAACCCCCCCTCTCTCAGTTCCATTTGCCTTTCTTCTCTCAAAGCTaaccaaaaaaaagaaaccaaagaaaGTCCAAAAAGGCTTCTTCTTCATTTGTTTAGTTGGTTTAGGGTCGATGATCTTCCTGCGTACGGACTGGGTATTGTTCAGAGATCCTAATTTTCAGGTCCCAGCCAGCCCCTATAACAAAAAAGCCTGTTCTGCCTCTGCTGCTTTCAGTATGTGCatttaatccctttttttttGCAAGTGCAATCCTTATTTCTTCTatgttttttttctctcttcatttttTGTTCCCTGGGCACCCCATCTCTCCCTTCAAACTCGCTGcgatttccttttttttcttcaactCATTGGCTCTTCCCTTCGGCTCTCCTTTATATATTGGCATCTGATTCGATTTACTATATcctcatcaataaaaaaaaaaggttcaaagTTCATTGCTTTCACCCACCGCTGACTTGTTCTTGTTCACAGattttttgtttcttctctcTAGAGAGAAACCAGTGAGCAAATCAGGGTGAGGAACATAAAATGTTCGAGTACAAACGCAAGTCAGAAAGTGAGTTGAGTTCAGAAACAAGGAATTCATCGAGTCAAAGTTCAATGAGTAGTGAAAGCTGTAGCAGTTTTAGTCGTCTCTCTTTTGAGCTTCTTCCAACATCTAGGACCAACCCAGAAAACCTTTCTCTCAAACCTCACCGATCTTCCGACTTCGCTTACTCCGCTATCCGATCCGTCACCTTCGCCCGCAAAACCGGCCTCACGTTCCGTGATTTTAGACTCTTACGCCACATAGGTTCCGGCGACATTGGAACTGTCTACCTCTGCCGGCTGGCCGACGTGGATGAAAAATGTTGTTATGCGATGAAGGTGGTGGATAAGGAAGTGTTGGTAATGAAGAAAAAAGCTCACCGTGCTGAGATGGAGAAAAAGATCCTGAAGATGCTGGATCATCCATTTTTGCCTACTTTGTACGCTGAGTTTGAAGCTTCTAATTTCTCTTGCATAGTTATGGAGTACTGTTCAGGGGGTGACCTGCATTCTCTTAGACATAAACAACCTCAAAAACGCTTCTCTTTGAACTCCGCAAGGTACCATTTTTTTCTACTACTTCCATAGCTCACAGATTTTTTGAGTCCTAACTCCATTGATATTACATTGATATTTATTGCATGCTTTAATCTGGGTGTCTGTGTCCTTGTGTTGCAAACCCATAGCCAGACTTATTCTAATCTCTGTTTGTTTCAGCTATGCAAAGCCACCACCAATAATAAACCTTATCACTTTTTTTTTGGCTGCTCTAAAGTTTGAAAGTGATAACAATTATACATGATCTTCCTTAGATTTGTTCTACATGTCgccttgtaaactttgttttatttctaatttaccAACTTGTTCATAAAAAATTTGCTATCATCCTATTTTCTGGATCCATGTCATTGTCAATTTGCCATGCAAGCAGCAATAAGAATTGCGCTTGTCATCAATTTCTTTTGTTCTCATGTTTGGTAGCTGCGAAAAATTTCTCATACCGTTTTGCATGATTTCGTTTCAATTGCAAAACGACTTCTTTTAAGTTAATAATTTATTGTGTGGTTTGTTTTCCAGATTTTATGCAGCTGAGGTTCTGGTAGCTCTAGAGTACCTTCACATGCTGGGTATTATCTACAGAGACCTAAAACCGGAAAACGTTCTAGTCAGATCAGATGGTCACATCATGCTCTCAGATTTCGACCTTTCACTTTGCTCAGACGCGATCCCAGCCGTTGAATCTCCATCATCTTCACCAGACCCAATGCCGCCACAAAACCAGTCCTGCAACCGTCCGCAACCAACCCGACTCGCCCGCCTCTTCCGAAGGTTACTACGGTCGAAGATCGAAACACTCGCACAAAGTAAGCCATTCTTCGTGGCGGAGCCTGTGGCTGCCCGATCGCGTTCCTTTGTCGGGACCCACGAGTATGTGTCACCAGAGGTTGCCTCCGGTGGGTCCCACGGTAATGCCGTTGACTGGTGGTCTTTCGGGATCTTCATCTACGAGATGATCTACGGCCGTACACCTTTTGCGGCTCCATCCAACGAGCTTACGCTGCGCAACATCGTAAAAAAACCTCTAGCTTTCCCAACCCACTCGCCTTCCTCCCTTCTTGAGCACCACGCGCGTGACCTCATTTCCGGCTTGTTGAACAAGGACCCCAACGCTCGCTTGGGATCCAAACGCGGTGCTGCCGACGTCAAAACGCATCCTTTTTTTAAAGCACTGAATTTCGCGCTCATAAGGTCGGTTACGCCGCCGGAGATTCCTGGGTTAAGGCGGCAATCAACGGCGTCGTATTACCAACCAAAGAGCGAAGAACAGTCAACCGCCTTCGATTTCTTCTGAGAAACTCAACGGCGTCGTTTGCGCCACATGTTCTGTCTGCTCCGCTCATACCCAATTACGTAAATATAACAAGATAATGAATGAATTACAATTTTATGGGGTTGATTAGTCGACTCTTTCTGATCACTTTTGTTAATTCAAAGTACAAGAAGCATCCAATCATAATTACTTTTGACTCGTTACCAAAAAATTGGACCGCAGCGAAACCTTAAGTCCAAGTACtggtaaaattatttattatatctcGTGGTGAATGATTACCCACATCATTATGTTAATCATATTTTCATCTCCACAAAGAATTGAGTTACAATTATAGCAAAAGGTGTAGCGAAAAACAAATTGCACCAAATTATTAAAACTTTTTCATTTATCTTctccatttattttaataatctacacttggttttttttcctttttaggaCAATTACAATTAGTGTTAGGTCCAATCAAAATGTTAGTACATTAACATTTTTGTCTTGAATTATGTAAGTAGATATAAGGTACAATGGTATGTGCTGGGCGTGTTTGAACATATTttgcaaaaaaatatatatatttggcgaaaaattaataagaaaaagtTCAAGTCGTGTAAAGAGGAATTTGTGTGCCACAAAACTACAAGAGAAAGGTACATATTAATCTCAGTTGGATAATAACATCTAACGACTTTGCACCTTACTTTACTACCCCTACTCATCTATGTATAGTTTTACTAGAAACAAGTAGGAAGGGCAGCTACTAGAAAAAGTAGAAGAAGACCAATGATACATAAATGATTAACATAATTATCAACCTTATCTCCAAACATGAAATGTTGGATAATAAGGACAGTTTAAGTCATTAATTAAATAACCATATAGCAGGGTTTAATGGAGAATGATTTCCAAATTACAAGGTGGATTTCGACAATCGTTTAAGATATTCAACCCCGCAATACATTACGACATGTTTTACCATTAGGCCGGTGAGTAGGGTTGATTATGTTCTGCTCGTAAAGTGAGTTTGTAATAAATAATCTTCCCACCTTTTTGACAAAGGGGAAAACGTGAATTTTGATATACTAGTCGCTGTCTGGAGCCTTCGGGAACAAGTTCAGCATTTGACCCTTGCGTCATGCCATTGTTTTTACTTCTCAATGAGGGCAATTATTTGTGTGTTAAACTTCCCAATGGATAATTTCATTTTATCATCCAAAGAGATACAAGTAGAATATTACACACAATTTACGTGTAATGTTCTTACATATACATTTTATGTTTGATGCGAATCCATATGTTGACCATTTAACGTACATAAAttagtaaaatttcaaaattaagtttataaaCAATGAAAATATCTTTTAAGAGAGTTTGTCTAccaaataaatttgaatttactTAATTTCGAATGTAATCAATTTCCTTTCTAATACAAGAACAGTAACCGGAAAAATGTTAAAAGGGAAAAACAATATTTAGCccctaaatttagaaattttttcaaaCTTGGTCCTTGAACCTTTTTGGTATACAATAGTCTCAAAAACTTGACAATTTTTTCCAATTTGATCCTTGAACTTGAATTCTTTTGAATGCGATGACTAAACTCTCTCTTAGAATGTCACATTATTACACTATTAAAATTAGAGTTCAAGAGCCGATTTGAAAAAAGCTAACAAGTTATACGATTAATAGAGATAGATCAAATAGAAAAATTAgatatcaaaatgaaaaatagttaCCAAATGTTAGttctataaaaaaaactatattaataATTCTAATTATAATGGAAACATAAAAAAATCTTATGTTAGacgaattaataaattaaatctattttaagttaagcttaaatttaattattttaagtcgAGTCAGcaataaaataaatcatttttttaaatcgacTCTAAATCCATGAACTACTTCGGTTCATATCAGGAGGGACCCACAAAATATGGGCCAGCGCCGCTTTGACAGAGTAGGATAAACATCCTGTGGCAAGTAAAGAATCCGGTGTGAGGCAAAGCCAATTATGATCATGCAAAATTAAGCCTAACACATCATCGGCATCTCCCAGatatattctttttctttctctctttatcattttaattttttaatttttaattcagtTCATATTAGTTTTCTTGttcttaaatatataaaatgaaaatgataataattttagTTGAAATCTAGAGCCAAAAGGCGTGTAAAAGGGGTAacgagttttattttatttttttgcaaatgCCGAGGTTGTAGAAGAAGGATCATTTTCACAAACATTCTATTCCCACGCGCCTCTTACGCCGTTTATACACGTCTTcctctttttcttaattttcaaGCGTTCCCACTAATTTAACCATAACTTTATCGCCTATTCCTTTTTTTTGGTAAGTAAGAATTTTTAGTCATCCATAAAAAAACACTACAAACTTAATGTACAGTAATTGCATTAAGCACTCATTCTCTTGTcaagtaaacattcaaaattgACTTACATCTAGTTAATATATTCCTCACAActcctttaatttctttgaaAATAACCTGAACCAATGTAGGCAAACTTTGATGAAGCCTTCTATACACACCAAGCCAGGCCAGCCTaaaaaaagttgaagaaagagaTCTTCCTCTGCCACTCCTAAGAACCCTGTCAAATATATCCGGCCAAGAATCATTTCCTCATGAAAAAAAATACCATTTCTCGATTTATGCGTGTCatccttataatttattttcatctttatttgtgttaaaatattattatttaatagaaaaaaaatttacatgcgtAGCATATTAGTAAAATGTTGGATTTTTAATCAAAATCGATAAATCAGAAATCACAAATACTGATGATATTATGTTCTGTAACAAACTGGTGTCATTTTCGATTAGCATATTTATCCCAAAATATGATGTTGAAAGCATATAGCAGATTTGACATATATGGTTATAGGGAGTTTGATTTATTAAGTAGAAGGAAAGGTGTTGGTCTAAAATACTAACAATAATGGGGTGGAGAGTATTGACAACACATGGGGGGGTGTCCATGTGACCACCTGCCAACCAGGCAGCTCTACCGGCTGGCTTAAAAGCGTTGTCTCCGCCTTTGTCTAGGAGTCTAGAGATAGATCGACCCTCATCCCAACATAAAGCCATCGAATAGCTGTCCCCACCCCACCCCCGCGTGGCATCCTCTTCATGCCTACCACGTGGATATTCGGTTCATTACTCCTTCATCACCCGCCCTTGGCCCCGGCCTTTGCCATCCCAATTTCATTTTAAAAGGTCATTCATGCAaaaaaaaacaagggaaaaagaaaggttgAAAATGAGATAACGACAAGAGAGGGTATACATATAGGGTTGTTTTGGGTTTCATAATAAATATGGTGGGTTTTGTTTACTTGTCGTTCTTCAATTGGTAATGGTGATGTAAACAGGTATAATACCTAAATAGCAAAGTGAGAtttcaaattaaagaaaaaaaagaggtttGATGGAGGAACTAAGAGGATGGGGACCAACTAAGTAAGGGTTAGATGATCCTTTCTAGCTAATTAAATATTTTGGAGTTTTGACTTTGGGTATTTTGTTTTAACAAAGCTATTTGTCAACAGATGCTTATACAACTGTACTAGTAATATTTTAGAGAATTTGTTGGGTTGAGAGCTGTGGTTTATTTGGACTATCGCCTTAAGTTAAAGATTGATTGAAGTCAAGTGGCAGTGGTGTTTGATGGCTCCATCGAGGTGAAATCTTTGAACTTGGATCAGCAGCACAAATCTTCAACTCTTGAGCTGTAATTCTAGGGAATATGTAAAACcattttacttaatattttaaaatgaatgaatgaaGTCAAAAGTGTTGGTAATAATTAGAAGTTAAAAGAATCTCGAGGTTTAGTTGTACAATGtaggttattattattaattttggcTCTTACTTGAGATTAAAGAATTAGAGAAACACAAGGTGGCAACATGGGAAAGGGCATGAAGAGTGTCAGAATGGATAGTCAACTCAATGGAAGGTGATGCTTGGTATGCGTCAGATTCATAGATTATAGGCATCACTAGTCACCACCAaatcgtttattttattttattcgctTTTCTTATCTCTGGGTGGACTGTATCCTCTCCTTCTGCATACTGCGTCAGTTGAAACCAGTAGTCTTCAATAGTTACCCAAATAGCTTAATTAAACGGATTTAATCCCGCAGGGTTCACCTAATGAATGAATATATAATTCATATGTTGAGAACAGAGACCAAGTAAACTAAAGAGGATGGATGGATGCATCTTGGAAGAAGAGAGGCAGAGGGAGAGGACCATAGTATCTGCTATAGCCTGATATGTTTTGTCTAGTGTCTGTTAGCATTTTGCATGGGGCAGTGTTCTTTGCAGTTTGCAGATTCTCGATTATATATATGTCAATTTCGATAGGTTGCTCTCAACTGCTATTTTCATTCACGCTATATACCATAAGGATTAAAGATTCCTTCCTTACATTAAAGGCCGAATTTTAACTCCGACCCATTGAGCTCTTTTTGTGCAAAAGCCCTAGAACGGGAAGTCAAGAAAACAAAGAGCTAGAGCTCATATGGGCCCATCAAAAGGGTGCCCATTGACCTACATATCTGAGCGTGGACTTTGCTATAGAGGCCTATATTAAGAAAGCTTGGAGCGAATAGGTGAGTTGGGTTTTAAAAGCTGGCCATTTTGGTTCAGTTCTCCATGACTGCATGGAGAGGCACTATGGTCGACTTGGTTTACAGTGACCTTTAGAAATTGGGTTTCGACAGTAGTTGGAAACCCATCTGTATGGATCCATATGAAGCCTTCTAAGGGGCTTGTGTCTTGTTTTCTGAAGGACGATAAACCCTACTTTCACTGAGAAAGGTATTGGATCGGTAGAGAGAATCGACGACAAAGAAAATGGGAGGGAAATTATTTGTTCTTCGGCAGGCCTTCAATTTCCGATCGGTTTCATCTCTGGAAAACAACGTAACTTTGATTCCACATGCCAATCCTCCAATTCGCAGCACGCCAACCTCAATTTTCTCTCAGATTTCAAGAACCTTGTGTTCCTCATCCTCAGGTATTATCAGCTCTCATTCGATTGCACCagtgtttgttttattttttcgtTAGTTCTAATTTGATATGAATAAGGGGAATAACTTTTGGTTTCAGTTTCATCGGATACGAGACAACCATCTCTAGCGAGGCTTCCGTTTGTGGATGCATTCTTGGCAAAGGCGAAGAACAATAAAAGTCTTTTATCAAACAGGAAGATTTATTCGCGTAGATCTACCATTTTGCCCGAATTCGTTGATCAAACTGTACGGATTTACAATGGGAAAAATTTTGTTCGCTGCAAGATCACTGAAGGCAAGGTTGGTCATAAGTTTGGCGAGTTTGCCTTAACTCGTAAAAGAAAACATTTGAGGAGCAAGGCTGAGCCTGCAAAAAAGAAGGTCAAAAAATAAGCATTTGCAACCAAAGATCACATCTCATTTCGGTAAGACTCTACCTAACTCTAGTTTGTTTAGAAATGAGAACATTACATCTCCCAGGTTTCTCTCTTTCTAGATTAGGCAAAATTTTCATTATGTATGAACTAGATTTAGTAATATAGTAGTGTTGAAGTAGGGAATTTTCCAAAGAAACcagtttgaagttttgggtttatGATTTTATGAATGAGTCCGTAAGTTTTTCGCCCGCAATACATTCATGCATTCTTTATCAGACTAATTTTATCCATCTCCTAGCAATCTAATAACTTGCCTATGTGATCAGCAAAGGTCTCCATATCATCACTTACCAAGCTTTGTGTCTGCGGTACTAGATTGATGACATGTTGAGGCTTAAGACAATAGGTTAGCTTAATGTAAGCAAAGTTGTTTCTTTTGTTTGTTCAGTGATATGGAAGACTCAATCTCCCACATTTTGTTGCTTGGCTATTCGATTgtaatggttgattggttgagtGGGGTTTATTTGTTATCAGGAAAGCTTGTCTATAACAATTAACAAATGATGGTTTCAATTGCTGGATGGTGAATTTCGCTCTTGTTTTTTTTCCCCAGAGAGAGTGGTGATTCAGGAGAAATATGGGCTGAAAGGAAAGCAATGAAACAAGGAAGAAAATGTTTTGAAGTCTCATTTCTTTTGTTAAATGATTGTAGGATTTTGTTTGGTCAGCTCTTGGCCTGCacaattgttatgaaaatttgatgtttttagttATCCTTACATATGGTATACTGATTTGAACTCAGAATTATCAGTTGACAAACAACGGTTGGATTTTAGTTTTACAATAAAATTGTTGAATTGAGATATTGTAAGCGAGTTTGATTTGAATACAACGACGAAGGTGATGGTGGCATCAAAATGTTGCCATCCAGCTCTTTATCTCTCCTTTTTTCGTAAGACAATGTACAACAATTgatgttattttctttgataaATGATTTTGAACTACATAAATTTCCGTCTGGtcccaaaatttttaattatgtcaCTTATGGTGAAAAAGTTAGTCGTATGGTTTTGTCATTAGTTGCCGAAGGAAGAACTGAATGAAAGTATAAGATAATTTAGGGGAACGTGACTAATATGAACTTTGCCTTATTATGAAGAAAACCCATTTAAAGTCGCCCCACTTCCACTGTGGAGTCATTGGGGTTATTTGAATCCTAGTATAACGAAGACTGCAGACTGTAGGAAAAGAATTAAGCATAGCTGTTGTATATATAGACGTACTGTATTTCTAACATGTACAAATCAAATTACAAATAAAACTATAACTAAAATTCCAAACATACTCCACAACAATGTATGCAAGAAAGTCTTCATGCAAAGGCAAATTTCAATAGCTCTGCCAGCTGAAGACAAACATCCTAAAGGCGAAGGCAAATGGgtgtaataatataataaattattccTCAAAAGCCTGCCTGCACGCTCCACCGGCGAATCTTCCAACTTGGACAGACATTTGACATATGAAATGAACTTCAAAGGGTCAGCAAAAGTTTATGTTTATCCTAAGGAGTCGATGATTCCTGTCTGGTTAGAACAAAGACATGAGCAATTGGGTTCACTCAACTCCCTCTTAACAAGCCGCTTGTCTCTATTAATCATAAGTTTGATCAGAGGTAGCTTTTGCGATACTTGCCGCCATATTTCATTAACAGTTCCATTTGGATGAGTATAATCATAGTACCTCTTCACCTGAATCCACAAATTTGAGATTTTATGATTACTGCCAACtatttgatgatgatgatgcatgACAACGTATGAAAAATCAAAACCGAGCATGTAATTTACTACCACACTCCTCTTAGTGCCTTTTACAAACAAAAGGGACTAAATGCTGCTGCAAGTCacaagcacagaaacagacagaAAAATGATACCAATGACTCTTAACAATGGAAATTGCTTAAAAACAAATATCGATTGCAAATCCATATATAGATTTCCATACACATCTAACCACAAGATCAAGAATTTTGAAATCAAAACCATATCATTACCAAGAAATTTTAACCAGAGATATTTGCTAAACAAACTGCAAGGTGTAAatgaatgtatatttatattgaattgatgtacttggataaattttatCTCTCAGTAGTAATGCAGTAAATAAtgaatggaaaaaggaaaaagggCAGTGAAAATAGCACAAACCTCCTTCATTGCTTTCtgatattcaattattttctgTTCAGGTACTTTTCTCAGCAATGAAACAAGATATCCTGGTTTTAGTGCAGTTGTAGTTTCCACAAATACTGAAAACTTTTTGTAGTCTATGATATCTTCAAAAGGCAACTCAATGCTATCACTGACTATCACAGGGACACACAAGCTAACTATAGAATCAAAGAGTCTGCAAGCTGATGGAGTATCCCCAGCAGGATTCAAACAGAACTTTGATGTGTGCATCCCCCGTGAAGCAGCTCTTCGATTCTCCCTGGATTGTGTTCCGTGTTTTATCACAACATCCTCTTCATTTTCAAGTATTTGGAAAAGCAAATCACGGATTTTGCCTCCCTGCATTTATAATAGGACCAACAAACAAGGAATATAAGTCCACCTAAAATTATTGTCTTGCAAGTGATATTACCAATAGATCATGGTATGCTAGTCAATCATGCGAGATCTGCTTCAGTATAGGATGTGATTTCAAACAAGCATGTGTCCAGGGAGCTGTATTATAATTCTTAATAGAAAGGTCAAGGACAGGTATCTAAGCTAAGAAAATAGGGAAAAGCTTCGTAATTATCAGTACAGCTTTAGATAGGATACAAAAATATTCAGAGCAAAAGCAGAAACTGTAGGCTAAGACAACAAAGCAAATTATGACAAATAAAATAGTACTGGTGATAAGCATGAAGTACTGCAAGGTCTATGTTAAATGTAGATGGCAATATTTTAAGTTAAACTTAAGCCCCAATCTGAGGATGGTGGTGAAAACAGTAGTTCCAAGATGATTCTCAACCAAATTTTAGATCAAATTATAGCAGGGTATAAGCAAGCACAAGCTAGTAATTActccaaaaacaaaatttttgactCTTCTCCTAGGTTTCCTAATTTAAATCTCAAATTGAGCTGAGTTTACATCTTAACTACTATATCCATACTTGTAACCTCAACAAACTAAAACTTTCAATTCCACACCAATCTAAATAGCACTAAAATTCAACATGGTATCATAACCTGCTCAACAAGAACATCGATTTCAAAAGCATTTTGCAATAAACGATTTATTACCTCTTTTCTATACCGATTTCCCATGAAAAAGAGCAAGGTCGTCCTATCCTTCACCCCAAAATCTCCTGTGTAAGTACTGACCCGATGCGAATAAGGGATTACGACATCCTTCACCAATGACCCTTGATCTGGCCGAAGCCGCCCAAAATCGGAAACTAGCAAAACAGCACTCTTGACACGATCCACGACCCGATAAAGCGCATTGGGATCCCCAGCAATAATGACGTGATCCCACCCGTTATTCCTCTTCCAATACTCCTGCCCCGTAAGCCACTCCGCCAGCTGTTCTTGCATTTCTTCATCGCTGTAACCCGAGGCGGAACCAGGAGGACGACCCGCGTTAACAATCAAGCTCAAGGAAGAAAAGGCGGGAACGTAGAAAAGGTCGGCTTCCTCCGGGTCAGTAACTTTAACGACGGGGGACCCAAGGCGGTCGGATTGGGGCCGGGCGAGGTCGGAGAAGAGGAACCACTCGTGCATGTGCTGGTGACCCGGGTAGTTAAGGGTGGTGATCTCAGGGACGGGAGATCCACCACGTGCGAGGGAGTGCTGCTGGATGATGCCGTAGGTGAACTTGTGGGGGAGATCGTACATAAAAACCTTGACTCTTTCGGGAAAAGGAATGGGATTTTCCTGGGAAGAAACACCACCGAGGTCGAGCAGGAAAGAAGAAGAATCAGAGTTGGAATCGGAGGGGGGAAGAGGAGTGTGGAAGAAAGTGGAGAAGAAGGCATAGATGGCGAGGAGGAAGAAGACGGTAGCAATAAGGGTGTGTTTGAAAAGAGAAGATTTTCGGGGCATATTGGAAAATAAAGGAAGAGTTTGGGAAGGAGGTGAAGAAGAAGAGGATCCCCTTGCTGCTGATGTTGTTGGCTTTCTAGTTTTCATTGGCGTTTCAGCCTTTGATTTAGGTTAAGGATCCTCACTCTTCAGCCGCACCTTTGACCTTACCTTATAACAATCTTATATAAGCAAAATATATGCATTGCAAAAATTCTAATTTAAACACTGTtcaattattttcatatggtTAATAAAAACGGTGGATCATAATCCATAAGTTCATCTGCCACCTACCTGTTTGCATAATTTCGCAAGGTGAATCCAAACCAAACAGATCGAAGAGTAAGGTTAAAACACTAATCAAGTACTACTACTAACTTCATTCACAAATTTTCTGCAGATCTTAATTTCTTGTGTTCAAAATTTTGGAATGCATGTTTGAGTACAATGTTCAAAGATCAAACACATTTTTCTTCGAGGAAATATAAAATTCAACCAAAGATATTCACAGAAAAAACAAAAGATCTGCACACTGATGAGTGAAGTATTGAAGAAACTAGTGGAACGCTAAGAGGAGAATTGCTGGTTTGCTACCATTTTGTAATTTAAACGGCAACTCATTGGGCCTCCGAAGAAACTTTAACACCTTCTTCCACTTTCTTCAAACCATCTCCCATCTTATTCTTTGCTGTATCGTATGACGCATGTAATCCAAAGAAGAAATAGTACAACAGCAGCACAACAGTCCATATACCGAACCTTGCGAAGGATGCCCCGTCTATTGACCCTAGTAGGAATATGTTTATAGCAATGGAAGCCGATGGCAACCATGGTACCAACGGTACACCCCAGAGTTTTGGATTCCTAGCACGAGGAACAGCAACATGAAGTGCTAGAGTA contains the following coding sequences:
- the LOC107908548 gene encoding protein kinase PINOID, giving the protein MFEYKRKSESELSSETRNSSSQSSMSSESCSSFSRLSFELLPTSRTNPENLSLKPHRSSDFAYSAIRSVTFARKTGLTFRDFRLLRHIGSGDIGTVYLCRLADVDEKCCYAMKVVDKEVLVMKKKAHRAEMEKKILKMLDHPFLPTLYAEFEASNFSCIVMEYCSGGDLHSLRHKQPQKRFSLNSARFYAAEVLVALEYLHMLGIIYRDLKPENVLVRSDGHIMLSDFDLSLCSDAIPAVESPSSSPDPMPPQNQSCNRPQPTRLARLFRRLLRSKIETLAQSKPFFVAEPVAARSRSFVGTHEYVSPEVASGGSHGNAVDWWSFGIFIYEMIYGRTPFAAPSNELTLRNIVKKPLAFPTHSPSSLLEHHARDLISGLLNKDPNARLGSKRGAADVKTHPFFKALNFALIRSVTPPEIPGLRRQSTASYYQPKSEEQSTAFDFF
- the LOC121203270 gene encoding probable arabinosyltransferase ARAD1 isoform X2 yields the protein MKTRKPTTSAARGSSSSSPPSQTLPLFSNMPRKSSLFKHTLIATVFFLLAIYAFFSTFFHTPLPPSDSNSDSSSFLLDLGGVSSQENPIPFPERVKVFMYDLPHKFTYGIIQQHSLARGGSPVPEITTLNYPGHQHMHEWFLFSDLARPQSDRLGSPVVKVTDPEEADLFYVPAFSSLSLIVNAGRPPGSASGYSDEEMQEQLAEWLTGQEYWKRNNGWDHVIIAGDPNALYRVVDRVKSAVLLVSDFGRLRPDQGSLVKDVVIPYSHRVSTYTGDFGVKDRTTLLFFMGNRYRKEGGKIRDLLFQILENEEDVVIKHGTQSRENRRAASRGMHTSKFCLNPAGDTPSACRLFDSIVSLCVPVIVSDSIELPFEDIIDYKKFSVFVETTTALKPGYLVSLLRKVPEQKIIEYQKAMKEVKRYYDYTHPNGTVNEIWRQVSQKLPLIKLMINRDKRLVKRELSEPNCSCLCSNQTGYLLLP
- the LOC121203270 gene encoding probable arabinosyltransferase ARAD1 isoform X1; translated protein: MKTRKPTTSAARGSSSSSPPSQTLPLFSNMPRKSSLFKHTLIATVFFLLAIYAFFSTFFHTPLPPSDSNSDSSSFLLDLGGVSSQENPIPFPERVKVFMYDLPHKFTYGIIQQHSLARGGSPVPEITTLNYPGHQHMHEWFLFSDLARPQSDRLGSPVVKVTDPEEADLFYVPAFSSLSLIVNAGRPPGSASGYSDEEMQEQLAEWLTGQEYWKRNNGWDHVIIAGDPNALYRVVDRVKSAVLLVSDFGRLRPDQGSLVKDVVIPYSHRVSTYTGDFGVKDRTTLLFFMGNRYRKEGGKIRDLLFQILENEEDVVIKHGTQSRENRRAASRGMHTSKFCLNPAGDTPSACRLFDSIVSLCVPVIVSDSIELPFEDIIDYKKFSVFVETTTALKPGYLVSLLRKVPEQKIIEYQKAMKEVKRYYDYTHPNGTVNEIWRQVSQKLPLIKLMINRDKRLVKRELSEPNCSCLCSNQTGIIDSLG